From a region of the Zerene cesonia ecotype Mississippi chromosome 11, Zerene_cesonia_1.1, whole genome shotgun sequence genome:
- the LOC119830336 gene encoding RNA-binding protein 1-like isoform X2, producing MSRYREWDLSCKVYVGNLGTNASKYEIEKVFSKYGSIRNVWVARNPPGFAFVEFEDPRDAEDSVRGLDGTRCCGTRIRVEMSNGRTRRDRRTRSRSPRRRSYSRGRSGSPRRSPSVRRRSPSVRRSRSRDRRSRSDSKSRY from the exons atGTCTCGATACCGCGAATGGGACCTATCGTGCAAAGTTTATGTTGGAAATTTAGGAACAAATGCTTCTAagtatgaaattgaaaaagtaTTTTCCAAATATGGTAGCATAAGAAACGTATGGGTTGCAAGGAACCCACCTGGCTTCGCATTTGTGGAATTCGAGGATCCCCGGGACGCAGAGGATTCGGTCAGAGGCTTGGATGGCAC aagATGCTGCGGCACAAGGATCAGGGTAGAGATGTCAAATGGTAGAACAAGAAGAGATCGCAG GACGCGTAGTCGCAGCCCGCGGCGGCGATCGTACTCGCGCGGGCGCTCGGGCTCACCTCGCCGCTCGCCGTCGGTCCGCCGCCGCTCGCCTTCAGTCCGCCGCTCGCGGTCCCGCGACCGCCGCAGCCGCTCAGATAGCAAGAGCAG ATATTAA
- the LOC119830336 gene encoding RNA-binding protein 1-like isoform X1: MSRYREWDLSCKVYVGNLGTNASKYEIEKVFSKYGSIRNVWVARNPPGFAFVEFEDPRDAEDSVRGLDGTRCCGTRIRVEMSNGRTRRDRRTRSRSPRRRSYSRGRSGSPRRSPSVRRRSPSVRRSRSRDRRSRSDSKSRYNRTEKSPYRRSASPRRSRSFERSRSNSRNRY, from the exons atGTCTCGATACCGCGAATGGGACCTATCGTGCAAAGTTTATGTTGGAAATTTAGGAACAAATGCTTCTAagtatgaaattgaaaaagtaTTTTCCAAATATGGTAGCATAAGAAACGTATGGGTTGCAAGGAACCCACCTGGCTTCGCATTTGTGGAATTCGAGGATCCCCGGGACGCAGAGGATTCGGTCAGAGGCTTGGATGGCAC aagATGCTGCGGCACAAGGATCAGGGTAGAGATGTCAAATGGTAGAACAAGAAGAGATCGCAG GACGCGTAGTCGCAGCCCGCGGCGGCGATCGTACTCGCGCGGGCGCTCGGGCTCACCTCGCCGCTCGCCGTCGGTCCGCCGCCGCTCGCCTTCAGTCCGCCGCTCGCGGTCCCGCGACCGCCGCAGCCGCTCAGATAGCAAGAGCAGGTATAATAGGACCGAGAAAAGCCCCTACCGCCGCTCCGCTTCGCCCAGACGATCCAGATCATTTGAACGCAGCAGATCGAACAGTCGCAACAG ATATTAA
- the LOC119830335 gene encoding UDP-xylose and UDP-N-acetylglucosamine transporter-like, whose protein sequence is MRVKTIPKVFFGCCVSSFLMEIMMAKSPNCANLVTFLQFLCITLQGLFTIKQNVLTPNIPLKQYLLLISLFFITSVANNYVYALHVPSTLHMIIRSASSPASMFVSWFIKKRVPKLNSILGSIIISIGVAIAMYGGASIVEETREFLPWCIGVFILLATLFTGALTGLQQEMLYAKYGKYPEEMLFYTHAIPLPLFLGILPQLHSTILNLPINLWFVLVLNILSQFYCSHSVHELATKETSVTVTFILTVRKFVSLLISSIVFKNSLTVYHVVGTIFVVVGTYFYFDFFERKKQEPVSFKKN, encoded by the exons ATGAGAGTCAAAACAATACCCAAAGTTTTCTTTGGGTGTTGCGTTAGTTCttttttaatggaaattatGATGGCAAAGAGTCCAAATTGTGCAAATCTAGTAACATTCCTACAATTTCTATGTATAACACTACAAGGGCTGTTtacgataaaacaaaatgtg TTAACACCAAATATACcgttgaaacaatatttattgctaattagtttattttttattacaagtgTTGCAAACAACTATGTGTATGCTTTGCATGTGCCTTCTACACTTCATATGATCATCag ATCAGCATCATCACCAGCTAGTATGTTCGTCTCTTGGTTTATCAAAAAGAGAGTGCCAAAACTTAACTCTATACTTGGATCAATAATAATCTCAATTGGTGTGGCAATAGCTATGTATGGAGGTGCATCAATAGTGGAGGAGACAAGGGAGTTTTTACCCTGGTGTATTggtgtttttatattactggCAACATTGTTTACTGGTGCTCTCACTGGCCTGCAGCAGGAAATGCTGTATGCTAAGTATGGAAAATATCCTGAAGAG ATGCTTTTCTACACACATGCAATACCACTGCCATTATTCCTTGGGATTCTGCCACAGCTACATTCCACAATTCTGAATCTTCCAATAAACCTTTGGTTTgttctagttttaaatatactttctcAGTTTTATTGTTCTCATTCCGTCCATGAATTAGCAACTAAAGAAACTTCTGTTACCGTAACATTTATCTTAACTGTGAGGAAATTCGTTTCCCTGTTAATTTCctcaatagtttttaaaaacagtttgACTGTTTATCATGTTGTGGGGACAATATTTGTTGTTGTGGGAACTTATTTCTATTTCGACTTCTTTGAGCGAAAAAAACAGGAACCTGTTAGTTTTAAGAAGAATTGA